Proteins co-encoded in one bacterium genomic window:
- a CDS encoding ABC transporter ATP-binding protein, producing MSAPSVEVRGLTVRFGDFEALREVSFALPEDGKLVILGPNGSGKSTLLRVLLGLVAPTAGEARLFGLAPEEFPAQQIGYVPQVKTLDRSFPARALDLVANGISRSWPGFFGGGEKRAAEEALERVGAAHLARRPLGRLSGGELQRVYLARGLVRRPRLIVLDEPASGIDAVGEADMYRLLDVYHAETGAAEVMVTHDWEVAFHHASHVLILSGAQVAYGAPAAAMSADAMRRAFGHVGHDHAMRAHDEVHRHD from the coding sequence GTGAGCGCCCCCTCCGTCGAGGTCCGCGGCCTCACCGTCCGCTTCGGCGATTTCGAGGCGCTGCGCGAGGTGTCGTTCGCGCTCCCCGAGGACGGGAAGCTGGTGATCCTCGGCCCCAACGGCTCCGGCAAGTCGACGCTGCTGCGCGTGCTGCTCGGGCTCGTGGCGCCGACGGCGGGCGAGGCGCGCCTCTTCGGCCTCGCGCCGGAGGAGTTCCCGGCGCAGCAGATCGGCTACGTCCCGCAGGTCAAGACGCTCGACCGCAGCTTCCCCGCGCGGGCCCTCGATCTCGTCGCCAACGGCATCTCCCGCTCTTGGCCGGGGTTCTTCGGCGGCGGGGAGAAGCGCGCGGCGGAGGAGGCGCTGGAGCGGGTCGGCGCGGCGCACCTCGCCCGGCGCCCGCTGGGCCGTCTCTCCGGCGGCGAACTGCAGCGGGTCTACCTCGCGCGCGGCCTCGTGCGCCGGCCGCGCCTGATCGTCCTCGACGAGCCGGCGAGCGGCATCGACGCCGTCGGCGAGGCCGACATGTACCGCCTGCTCGACGTCTACCACGCCGAGACCGGCGCGGCGGAAGTGATGGTCACGCACGACTGGGAGGTCGCCTTCCACCACGCCAGCCACGTGCTGATCCTCTCCGGCGCGCAGGTCGCCTACGGCGCCCCGGCCGCGGCGATGAGCGCCGACGCGATGCGGCGCGCCTTCGGCCACGTCGGCCACGATCACGCGATGCGCGCCCACGACGAGGTCCACCGCCATGATTGA
- a CDS encoding metal ABC transporter permease, translating to MIEALQLPFMQRALVAGLLVGFLGSYFGVFVVQRGLSFLGSGLAHAAFGGVALGLLLRAEPLYVAVPFTVLVALGVSWLRDRTTLAADTAVGILFSVAVALGLVFLSLRREYTADAMNYLFGSILAVSAADLWITAAVAVAALAAWPLWGSWAFATFDRELALADRLAVRRHDYALSVLIAVTVVVAVKVVGIVLISAFLVIPAAAARLVARSFAAMTVISVAIGIACGQAGVWASYYLDLPTGATIILVQAVVFFGALALSRRR from the coding sequence ATGATTGAGGCGCTCCAGCTTCCGTTCATGCAGCGCGCCTTGGTCGCCGGGCTTCTCGTCGGCTTCCTCGGCAGCTACTTCGGCGTCTTCGTCGTCCAGCGCGGCCTGAGCTTCCTCGGCAGCGGCCTCGCCCACGCCGCGTTCGGCGGCGTCGCGCTCGGCCTGCTGCTCCGCGCCGAGCCGCTCTACGTCGCCGTCCCGTTCACGGTCCTCGTCGCGCTCGGCGTCTCCTGGCTGCGCGACCGGACGACGCTCGCCGCCGACACCGCGGTCGGGATCCTCTTCTCCGTCGCCGTCGCCCTCGGCCTCGTCTTCCTCTCGCTGCGCCGCGAGTACACCGCCGACGCGATGAACTACCTCTTCGGCTCGATCCTCGCCGTCTCGGCGGCCGACCTCTGGATCACGGCGGCGGTCGCCGTCGCCGCGCTCGCCGCGTGGCCGCTCTGGGGGAGCTGGGCCTTCGCCACGTTCGACCGCGAGCTGGCCCTCGCCGACCGCCTCGCCGTGCGCCGCCACGACTACGCGCTCTCCGTGCTGATCGCGGTGACGGTCGTCGTCGCGGTGAAGGTCGTCGGGATCGTGCTGATCTCCGCCTTCCTCGTCATCCCCGCCGCCGCGGCGCGCCTCGTCGCGCGCTCCTTCGCGGCGATGACCGTGATCTCCGTGGCGATCGGGATCGCCTGCGGGCAGGCCGGAGTGTGGGCGTCGTACTACCTCGACCTGCCGACCGGCGCGACGATCATCCTCGTCCAGGCGGTCGTCTTCTTCGGCGCCCTGGCCCTCTCCCGCCGGCGCTGA